The Hordeum vulgare subsp. vulgare chromosome 4H, MorexV3_pseudomolecules_assembly, whole genome shotgun sequence genomic interval GGTGGATCCGCTCGAATCCGGTGTATGTCACTGTCTTTAGGATGGTTCATTGCGATCTACACTTCTCTTCATCACTGACGGTTGCTCCACTAGTGCACCGGTCTATAGGGTCTTAGTACGACGACATTTTAATTGTCTATTATAACAAGTTTTGCTTAGCTCTAACGAGGGAGGCGGATGCAGAGTTACCATTGGGCTAGGCCTAGGTCTAAGTACCATAAATGATGCAAtttgaagtttttttttttgttttttcttatgAGAAATTACAAGGGCCATCATTAAAAGGCCTAGGGTTACAGCCCCACTTGTCATAGGCATCTCTTCGCCTTGTAGGGTGGGTTGACGACAGCGACGCGTCTTTGGTTCGTTTTACCGTTTTTAGTTTTCGGTAGGTGGTTCATAGATCTGGatgtaattttttattatccTTACTGTTTGTTGTACTGTCATGGTTGACGTTGAATAGATTGaagcccccccccctctcccacacaGCCGATGTCGGTGTGTTGCCGGACGTCAACGGCCACTTCTGTGAGCGGGAGAGGCAGAGCCGCCACCATAGCCGAGGGTTCGCGGCGGCAGCGCTGGGCGCACGGAGGTCATCAGGCTCTGGATTTGAGGTCGCCGGCTTCACTGTAACCCTCTAATATTCACTTAAAAGTTAAAACATGCCGTGTCAACATTCAGAAGACTGTTAATGCTAGCACTTGCTACTATTTCTTGCTCAGTGTTCACATCAATCTGTTCCACGAGTTAACTAGCAACATGCAGTACATTTCTCGCGCTCTGAACGTAGCAGAAAGATAGAACAGTGGAAAAAAAAGATCCATCTCCTTGTGGCGCAAACATAAATACAGACTTCCCTACATGCAATCAAAAACAGCCGGTAAGGACTAAGAGTGCCGATTCTTGCTGCCCTCCAGTTCACTTGCCCTGCTAGCCGTTCGAAGCCTTCACTCGCCTGAGGGACAGGTAGGCCAGCACCCGGTACCCGATGATCATCGCGACCAGGGCTCCGACCTCTGTCACGCCGTTATCCAGAGGTACGGAGGTCATCAGGATGTCCGGCACGGGGTCGTACTGCACCTTCAGCAGCAGCCTGTACGTGTGGTAGTTGAAGGACAGGTACCGGAGCCAGGATATGAATGGTGGAACTCTCTGCAGATCAGATGGAGGACAAAGTCAATAACCGAAGCCATATGCTAGTTATTACTTACAAGATTGAAAATCCTCAAAAAAAAAGTTATTACAAGATTGAAGATATATGTTTGTGCAACAAGTAATAATTCAGCTTTGCCCCTTCCAAAAACAGTAATAATTCAGCTTTGTATCGGTTAGTAGGTGCGAATAGGACTTGCTGTCACCTTTACAAAGAACCCTCCTGCTAGCATGAATGTCATGACTGTGACTGAAGCTAGAGTAGTTGCCTTCTTGATATCCAAGAGGGTAGCTCCAATTGCCAGTCCTAGTCCCTGCATACAACCTCCTTCTTCAGTCATAAACTTCAAATCAGAGTCAATGTTATTTTGAAGTACTGTTAACATTATCATGTACGTTAGGCAACATGTTCCCTTACTAATAAGCGACACATCTGATGAAATGATAGACTAGAAAACGGTGTGCCAAAATTCATCAGATACAATTCCCttgctatctattatttctgaggAAACAAATTGCTCGCCATCTATATATTTCGAGAGAAAAACATCCCTTACGacctatttaatattaatttgatGTTCGTTCTGTTTTATTACTCCAAAATCAAGTCTGTTGTAACTAGTGCATTAATGGTGGCCACCACAAGGTTAAATAAAAAAAAACCTTTCAGAATATTAAATACTGTATCTAGGTTTACTTAGTTCACAAACAGCAATATAAAAGAGGGCGATGGGCATTGATTGTATGATTGAACCAGTTTTGACTGCCATACCTGAGCAGCAATGATGCTGAGAAAGACGGTCAACATGCTAAGAAAGAAATGCATGGCACTTGCTTTGAGGCCTGCCATGAAGTAGACAATCACCATAAATATGACTGGGAGGAAAAGGTCTAGTGGCAGATCACTTGTCGTTCTGGCCAGGAAGTATGCACTGAGCTTGTACATGTCAACTGCACGCTCCTTGTTCAACATTGCCCTCTCTTGAGGGAATGTGAAGATGGCAGTAAACACAGGAAAGAAACCCCAAAACACAGCTATGAAAAACAGTAAGCCTGCCTGCATAGACAAGACGGCAGTGTCTTATGATGGTACATATCCTTAATTACTTGTAGAAGTATTAAATTGACCAATTTAATTATAAATTACATGTATCAAGTAATTATTTGTGTGCATATACCTGATCTTGTAGACCTTTTGGTGTGGTGGGATCAGAGCGCCACCAGAGCAAACCTAAGATAATTGATGTAGCTATGACCTGGGTGATTCTCATCCAGCTCAAATAATCATGCCGTCTTTCCTTGAGACCCCTACAGAAGAGGATGGAATATTGCTGGCACCAGTTTGTGCCCCACTCTCGTTTCGAAGATGTTATTGTTGCCTTCATATCATCACTGATCGGTAGTGGTGCTAgaagtttcttcttctccttatatgCCACTCGATGCTCATAAGCGTCAACAAGGTACTGCATGAAATCACATACAAATTATTCGTACAGGACTAAAACAATTTGTCTACTCAAAACACAAGCGCATTGCTTTAATGTCTTCACCTCATGAACATCTTGTGCTGATGGCCTTAAGTTAATCTTGGAATTAGTATCCTGCAGATTCTGATTTTCCATGTGCAGTTTGTCATCTAATTCGGAAGGAACAGAAACATCATTAGTGTTGCCATTAGCAAGATCCAGTAGAAACTCTGCTGGGTTCATTGCTATGAGCGGATTGCATCCAATGGATGAAAAGTAGGGCATGGCTTCAGCTGTCTTCCCAAAGTAGAGCAAACTTCCTCTGCCCAGGAGGATAAGCTTGTCAAACTTGTGAAACAGCCTGCTGGATGGTTGATGGATCGTGGTGACCACTGTCTTCCCAGTCTGCATCGAGTAAACATAATTAAAGTTCAACCCAACTGCTGGGACAGCTAATGTGTAACTACTTTCATGTTACCTCAGCAATATCATGTAGAAGTTGAACTATCCTAAGTGCTGTAGTTGAATCCAAACCAGATGTCGGCTCGTCAAGGAAAAGCAAAGATGGATTGATTATAATCTCATTTCCTATGCAAACTCTTTTCCTTTCACCCCCTGAAACCCCACGCACAAAAGATCCTCCAATCATAGTGTCCTGGCACCTTCAAACACGCTCACACGATTAACCAAGCTACCTTGTGAGAAGAGAAGAGCGATATGCATATAAACCAGCGAAAGTATATACCTCTCGAGGCCTAGTTCATATATGATGTCCATTGCCCGTTCTTTCTTTTGCTCCCTTGTCATTGTTCTTGGGAGACGAAGTAATGCTGCGTATGTTAGTGTCTCCTTAACAGTAAGATGGGTAAAGAGAACATCATCTTGAGTCACAAATCCAATCCTGCAATCCAAGTAAAAATCCAGTTATTATATGTCAGAATAGCAATGGCATCACAACTCGAGAGACATCCAAGCCTACTTCCAGCCTCACTAATCCTAATCCTAATCCTCCAACAAACAGTCCATGCACCTGACTACAATTGGTTTCGGTGGACAACCAGAAACCAGGAGGACTATGCAGAGCTGAACTGGGTTAGGAATTCTGCCGAACAGGTTACATGCAGGTGGGTTTGCCGCGCTGCTTGGCCAAGAAGCAGTTACTAGCTCTAACTCACTTCTGCGATCAAATGAAGCCACCGGTTAAACCATGACGAGGGGACGCCCAAGAGATCCTCGTCGGTCGTCTTGACATTTGTGGTGATGGGTGGATGAGAGAGGACCCGGCTAGTGGTGGTCATGACACGCCAGTGAAGGGAACACGAGGAGACGAAGGATCGGGACTCTAGGGGAAGGCGACGGCGAGTGTCGTGATGCCGGAGAGAAGCCTAGAGTCGCCGGAGTTTGAGAAGACTCGCCGGCTCTCAGAACAGGCCAGACGCCGTTGTTTTTTTTTTTTAGGCAAAGACggcgttggtgttgctgttgcacTCTCGCTCGCACGTCACCTGGCCCAAAGAAGGCCCAGCCACAGGGGCCCAGACCCTTACTTGCCAAGCCCCAGCCACAGCTCGCCACTTATTCCAAaaaaaaactaaaagaaaaaactTATTGAGAAACAAAAACGAGATCGCCACTCACTATTTACCGTGTTCTAAAAAAAGATgctcactattttcccaaataaaCAAAAAGGTGCACCAAAAATAAGCTagcgagaaaaaaaagaaaaacacgtCACTCATtttcaagaaaaagaagaagactcTCACTCTAGTCAGACAGACAGGCACAGGCACAAGACAAAGACATCACGTAGCGAGTGACAATCTAACTACTTGGAAAAACATTGCAATGATAGACTGACAAGTCAAGCTACTTCCAGCCTCTatcacaaaagaaaaaaaaggagcctTCACTTAATTAGACGAGGCAGCTGGCGCTGGAGGCCACCTTTTATCTTGCCGGCAAGCAAGGGCAGAAACAAGAGCCACGAGATCGACGAGGACAGATTAGCAGGATAACCGTGAGTCGTGCCTAGCTAATTAAGCCCTCCTTTATTAGCCGATGGACACTTCTGACAGGCGACGGCCATGCATGGGCTACACGTACGTACGTGACGTACCTGTGGCATGGGCTACACGTACGTACCTCGTGCATGCACCTCCCATGCATCCATCGTGTTAGGCCACGCGACACGATTTGATTATTGAGGGATTATCCGTTGCAGGGCCTAATTAATGAGCGGTAAACTAAGCATGCTTGCCCTACTCTAGCTATGGCTAGCGGCTACCTTTGCTAGGGTTAACAATAACTAACTGGGTATGGAGCTGGCTGGTATGTGAAGTTACCTGCGCTTGAGGGACTTGCCGAACGGCTCGTCGTTGTAGGAGATGCAGCCGTCGGCGGCGGTGGCCCGGCCGCCGAGCATGCTGAGCAGCGTGGTCTTGCCGCTGCCGGAGGGCCCCATCATCGCCAGCACCTCGCCGGGGCTCGCCGACCCCGATATCCCGCTCAGTATCTCCCTCGGCGTCCCCTTCACCGCCACCCTGTACTTCACCTCCGAAAACTGCATGCATGGATGCATGGCAATGGCCGCCCCGGCCGGCGCACTCGGTTTAGTTTAGGAGACAGTTGCTTTTTTCTCTGCTTTGGTAGTACGTAGTAACTAGGAAGTGGAGTAGAGCACGTACGTACCTTGAGGTATATGGGCAGGGTGGGCTCTGCCATGAGGCTCTTGCGGCGCGTGGTGTCGGCGGCCTCgaggtcgacgtcgtcgtcgctgAAGGGCGCGAGCTCGGCGGAGGACATCATGTCCTGGGGCGGCGGGGTGAAGCCGGTGAAGGTGAAGGAGAAGCCGAGGCTGGCGCTGGAGGCGCGGCTGAGCGCGGCGCCGCTGCTGACGAGGTCCTCCATGTCCAGCTTCAGCTGCGCGCTCCGGGACTTGCGGATGTGGCTGCGGCCGTGGCTGTTCCCGCCGGCGCCGCTGCCGCCCGACGCGGACCGCTTCCCGAAGCTGGACTTGCGCGACAGGCTGGCCGCGTCGGCGGTGCTGCTGAGGACCGTCTCCGCCGACGCCGTCCGGCTGAGCGACTGCGCCGTGGACgccgacgccggcgccggcggcagCTGGTCCGACTTGCTCCGCCCGATCGCGCCGCCGTTGCCGTCCGCCGTCGGCCGCTCCATGATCGAGTCCTTCGCCCGGCCTACCTCCACCGCCAGCTCGTACTACGGCTAGCTAGCTGTAGGAGCTAGCTTTTACGCTTGAGAGACAGACAGGTAGGTGCAACTGTAGCTTTTACACGAGCCGTGGGAGGCGATATATACATACGGCCGGGGAGGCGGGGAGGAATGGACGAGCAGCTGAGGTGAGCTGCATGGTGGGCGGGACGACGTGGACGGTGGCGGGGAGGGCGACGTGCGGGAGCGGGCGGAGGCAACGGAGGGGCGGAGGCGCGCCAGCGCAGCGGCCGCGCATTGATGGCGCTGGAAAGTGGGGGTGTGGCTGGGCGCGCCCGGGCTGCCACCCTCCGCACATGTCCCCCCTCACGACGCCGTATCTCCCAGGGCACCCGGCGGCCCGGCTGGAGGCGCCGCGCGTACCAGCGGCGCCGCGCGATGCGACGGGCCCGTCGCCTTCGCCGCCAGCGCCCAAGCCAATCCGTCTGGCTAGTAATCTATCGGAGCCTATCCTCGTGCCCGTGCTCGTGCGCGTGCCTGCCTGCTGCTTTTTCATGGATGGATCGGCTCGTTTGGAGGTAATTTTCTTTTGAGGAGAGTACATCATCGTCATCGAGAAACTGGGTCGACACATCATTCTAAGATTAACAAAGTCGTCACATACATCTTCGTATTCGACAGAAATGTCTCCTCACACTGAAATCGTACAATACTGAAAGACTtgaaataaatccagaaaaatacaaGCATCAATATCAAATTTAGGATTTAATCGATCGGCGCCGATCATCGTGCCCGTGCTCGTGCGCGTGTGCCTGCTGCTTTTTCATGGATGGATCGGCTCGTTTGGAGGTAATTTGTTTGTTAACGACGTGGacgcatgcatgcacgcacgcacgcgTGACGTGCCCGGTGACCTCACGCACGGCTCGACAAATCAAGCATTTCTTTTTTGCATGGAACAGCCAACGGTTGCACGGCTGACCCCAGTCGGAGTCCAAGTACTTCATCATCACACTCACGTACAGTACGAATGCCCCTGGTTTTCTGCTTCCCATAATCATCACACGTACAGCGCAATTAATCGGCCATCGATCACGTGGGCTACTCGTACATACAATGGTGGACCGACCGTGTTTCCATCGATCGGGGCTGAGTTTCCTCGGTCGGCAAACCTGGTTGGACGGCGAAGGGAAAGTGGTATCACCAGCTTATCAGGATTCAAGTCCTGGTGTTTGTattatttttaaatttattttaaatttttcaacgataagggcctctttgattcgtaGGATTTTCAAAATACAGGAATATGAAAAACGTAGGAATAAAGTGACATGTCCTTTTCTACACTACAGGATTTGAAAGTGTGTTTGATAGCACAGGAAAAACAAAAGAATTCTACAAAGAGGTTTGAGTGGATGgaaattttcctccaaaatgtagTACAAACGAATCTTATGAAAAAATTCCAAAGGATTTCAATCCTACGAATCAAACGACCATCGTAGGAAAAAATCCTAAAGATCCAAATCCTTTAAAAAtccaatgaaattcctttgtatcaAAGGAGCCCTATTTTTCAGTAAGAGAAGACGTTTTTGTCGATGACGAAGCATTTATGATGACTTCGTAAAATCTTAAGTATTAAAAAAAAGTTTCCTCGATCGCTCATTCGCATTCCTGTTACGTACTGACGAGACTTTGGATTACCAATGCACTGTCGCATCCTAGCAGCGGCTAGACTGAGGCCTTGGATTTCATCTTCACAACGAAGGTATTGGACTATTGGTCATGGAGAGGAGGAGCACACACAAAGTTATGTTGGAAGTAGGTAGATGTACGTACGCGCCTTTGTGCTCTCCAAAATAATCATACACGAAACTCAATTGTTCGTGTGAATTTCAACTATCAACTCTATAACTGTGTTAAACTCAAAACTGTTATTTTTTCTTTGATAAATGACATTTCATTGTTATCAAGGTGATACAACTATATTAAAAGAATGTTCGGCCTTTGCATAATATGATGCACACAACCAACAAGTCTAAATGACCGAAAAATAAACATTGTTttgcagaaaaaataaaataaaatcaatcGAGCCTATGGTGGGATATATCCTATCCGAAGATTACACCGCCACCCATGGAGAAAACCTCCCTGTCCGTACGCTCCAGCCGTGTAAACGCCATCATAGAAAGGTCTCTATCCTCCGGCATTTGCAGGATAGACCAAGTATGAATTCATTGTGTACAGGCGTGAATAACTTGCACAGGAGAAGAAACACATTTATTACTAAAAACCACATAATTCTTGGTAAGC includes:
- the LOC123449482 gene encoding ABC transporter G family member 22-like, which encodes MERPTADGNGGAIGRSKSDQLPPAPASASTAQSLSRTASAETVLSSTADAASLSRKSSFGKRSASGGSGAGGNSHGRSHIRKSRSAQLKLDMEDLVSSGAALSRASSASLGFSFTFTGFTPPPQDMMSSAELAPFSDDDVDLEAADTTRRKSLMAEPTLPIYLKFSEVKYRVAVKGTPREILSGISGSASPGEVLAMMGPSGSGKTTLLSMLGGRATAADGCISYNDEPFGKSLKRRIGFVTQDDVLFTHLTVKETLTYAALLRLPRTMTREQKKERAMDIIYELGLERCQDTMIGGSFVRGVSGGERKRVCIGNEIIINPSLLFLDEPTSGLDSTTALRIVQLLHDIAETGKTVVTTIHQPSSRLFHKFDKLILLGRGSLLYFGKTAEAMPYFSSIGCNPLIAMNPAEFLLDLANGNTNDVSVPSELDDKLHMENQNLQDTNSKINLRPSAQDVHEYLVDAYEHRVAYKEKKKLLAPLPISDDMKATITSSKREWGTNWCQQYSILFCRGLKERRHDYLSWMRITQVIATSIILGLLWWRSDPTTPKGLQDQAGLLFFIAVFWGFFPVFTAIFTFPQERAMLNKERAVDMYKLSAYFLARTTSDLPLDLFLPVIFMVIVYFMAGLKASAMHFFLSMLTVFLSIIAAQGLGLAIGATLLDIKKATTLASVTVMTFMLAGGFFVKRVPPFISWLRYLSFNYHTYRLLLKVQYDPVPDILMTSVPLDNGVTEVGALVAMIIGYRVLAYLSLRRVKASNG